From the genome of Bacteroides sp. MSB163, one region includes:
- a CDS encoding LruC domain-containing protein, producing MWKKLLGTTLIAAFALGSCTDKDVYQGPKEDEKEFNTFPFSTVQKDVNLNVNYVNGAVQSNVYFEVYDEMPVAESEYGTYTKRQDVNYLFAAYTKEDGTYQGKLELPSYLTKVYIYSPAFFAQTLMEANVVDGSIEATDNTSTDTRTITNTSYPYDSYLVSSKYGNEVWKTWLGTYNRYQNGNINYKYNGNLAATKKDGLYTAHTRIINSHTTCPQEYRGYSDMYVNKDAEVVVTFLGQNTCWTCSLGYYYYKDGEQPKDLNDAHVIMLFPNTQDGSWFNNPTQAKKSAGIDPLTAVQLMYYPNIATGSKEGATTTFPAGYRIGFVLATNGWNNHVSGFSGYKKYRAATSSGLSLNNKGVKFEEPRTAVYRYGDWILTSFEDYMTDENFSDVVITLKSNPVDAITDIPVTNPDEDKTSIDFLKGTYAFEDLWPSQGDYDMNDVVVRYNYGSTFDEKNLIYSESFTFKTFQNIASNQNGLAFRLKTEGNIESTSYSIRQQGEKEFTEATFEYEPQDNVYLLTTNVKENMGTEYKVTVNYSKPISKQSEAQAFIFKNDADGLRWEVHVPQEMPTSKINKKYFGQGDDASKPNQSIYYVRKGNYPFAFFLSRATESDLSKLLDGANEKTAINLLYSGYDGWVNSNGEKNKDWYKK from the coding sequence ATGTGGAAAAAATTATTAGGAACTACTCTAATTGCTGCATTTGCATTAGGCAGTTGCACAGACAAAGATGTTTATCAAGGCCCTAAGGAAGATGAAAAAGAATTCAACACCTTCCCCTTCTCTACTGTACAAAAGGACGTAAACTTAAATGTGAATTACGTAAATGGTGCTGTACAATCAAATGTTTATTTTGAAGTGTATGATGAAATGCCTGTCGCCGAAAGCGAATATGGTACTTATACCAAACGTCAGGATGTAAATTACCTGTTTGCTGCCTATACCAAAGAAGACGGTACTTACCAAGGTAAACTGGAATTGCCTTCATACCTGACAAAGGTATATATCTATTCTCCAGCTTTCTTTGCACAAACTTTGATGGAGGCAAATGTCGTGGATGGAAGTATCGAAGCAACAGATAACACTAGTACTGATACTCGTACAATTACTAACACCAGTTACCCATACGACAGCTACCTGGTAAGTAGTAAATATGGAAATGAGGTCTGGAAAACCTGGTTAGGTACATACAATAGGTACCAAAACGGAAATATCAATTATAAGTACAATGGCAATCTGGCAGCAACTAAAAAGGATGGTTTATATACTGCGCACACCCGTATTATAAACTCTCATACAACTTGCCCACAAGAATATCGCGGTTATTCGGATATGTACGTCAACAAAGATGCTGAAGTAGTAGTTACATTTCTGGGACAAAATACTTGTTGGACCTGTTCATTGGGATATTATTATTATAAAGACGGGGAACAACCAAAGGACTTAAATGACGCCCATGTTATCATGTTGTTTCCTAATACCCAAGATGGCAGCTGGTTTAATAACCCCACTCAAGCAAAGAAAAGTGCCGGTATTGATCCGCTGACTGCAGTACAACTGATGTATTATCCCAATATTGCAACCGGAAGTAAAGAAGGAGCAACAACAACCTTCCCGGCAGGTTACAGAATCGGCTTTGTTCTGGCAACCAATGGTTGGAACAATCATGTTAGCGGCTTTAGCGGATACAAAAAATATCGCGCCGCCACCTCAAGTGGTTTGAGTTTAAACAACAAAGGTGTGAAGTTTGAAGAACCGCGTACTGCTGTTTATAGATATGGTGACTGGATATTGACTTCTTTTGAAGATTATATGACTGACGAGAATTTCAGCGATGTGGTCATTACTTTAAAATCTAATCCGGTAGACGCCATCACCGATATTCCTGTAACTAATCCTGATGAAGACAAGACAAGCATTGATTTCCTGAAAGGTACATACGCATTCGAAGACCTTTGGCCAAGCCAGGGAGATTATGATATGAATGATGTAGTCGTAAGATATAACTATGGCAGCACTTTCGATGAAAAGAATCTGATATATTCCGAATCATTTACTTTCAAGACTTTTCAAAATATAGCCAGTAATCAGAACGGTTTAGCATTCCGTCTCAAAACGGAAGGAAATATAGAATCTACCTCCTACTCTATTCGCCAACAAGGTGAAAAGGAATTTACAGAAGCCACATTTGAATACGAGCCTCAGGATAATGTATACCTTTTGACTACAAATGTGAAAGAAAATATGGGAACAGAATATAAGGTTACCGTTAATTACAGTAAACCCATTTCAAAGCAATCTGAAGCCCAAGCTTTTATATTCAAAAATGATGCAGACGGTTTGCGATGGGAAGTGCATGTTCCTCAGGAAATGCCGACATCCAAAATAAACAAGAAGTACTTTGGACAGGGAGACGATGCATCTAAACCCAATCAGAGTATATACTATGTACGTAAAGGTAATTACCCATTTGCATTTTTCCTGAGCCGGGCAACAGAAAGCGATTTAAGTAAATTGCTGGATGGTGCTAATGAAAAAACAGCTATCAATCTGTTATATAGTGGGTATGACGGTTGGGTAAACAGTAATGGCGAAAAGAACAAAGACTGGTATAAGAAATAA
- the mnmA gene encoding tRNA 2-thiouridine(34) synthase MnmA: protein MNIAVLLSGGVDSSVVVHLLCEQGYRPSLFYIKIGMDGTDYVDCSAEEDWEMATAIAHRYGLPLEMVDLQKEYWEQVAAYAIDKIRRGLTPNPDVMCNRFIKFGCFEQKVGKEFDFTATGHYATTVHKDGKVWLGTAVDPVKDQTDFLAQIDYLQVSKLMFPLGGLMKQEVRDVARDAGLPTARRRDSQGICFLGKINYNDFVRRFLGERQGDIVEWETGKKIGTHRGYWFHTIGQRKGLGLSGGPWFVIRKDVEANVLYVSRGYDTQWQYGREFKIHDFHFITENPWLHNQVVDVTFKIRHTPEFMKGKLIREGEVYHIVSSENLQGIAPGQFGVVYDEASRICIGSGEIGI, encoded by the coding sequence ATGAATATAGCTGTTTTATTATCAGGAGGTGTTGATAGTTCAGTTGTCGTACACCTTCTTTGTGAACAAGGGTATCGGCCGTCTCTGTTTTATATTAAGATAGGAATGGACGGCACCGACTATGTGGATTGTTCTGCTGAAGAAGATTGGGAGATGGCTACGGCTATCGCACATCGCTACGGATTGCCTTTGGAAATGGTAGATTTGCAGAAAGAATATTGGGAACAAGTTGCTGCTTATGCCATTGATAAAATTCGTCGTGGATTGACTCCTAATCCGGATGTGATGTGTAACCGCTTCATTAAGTTCGGTTGCTTTGAACAGAAGGTAGGCAAAGAGTTTGATTTTACTGCTACCGGTCATTATGCCACTACGGTCCATAAAGATGGTAAGGTATGGCTGGGTACAGCTGTCGATCCTGTAAAGGATCAGACAGATTTTCTTGCGCAGATTGACTACTTGCAAGTCTCTAAACTGATGTTCCCCCTTGGTGGATTGATGAAACAGGAAGTACGGGACGTTGCCCGCGATGCAGGATTGCCTACTGCCCGTCGCCGTGACAGTCAGGGTATTTGCTTTCTGGGAAAGATCAACTACAATGACTTTGTTCGTCGTTTCCTTGGTGAACGGCAAGGAGATATTGTAGAATGGGAGACTGGGAAGAAAATCGGTACACACCGGGGGTACTGGTTTCATACCATCGGACAGCGCAAAGGATTGGGATTGAGTGGTGGTCCTTGGTTTGTCATTCGGAAAGACGTTGAGGCAAACGTTCTTTATGTCTCACGGGGCTATGATACCCAATGGCAGTATGGGCGTGAATTTAAGATTCATGATTTTCATTTCATTACAGAAAATCCCTGGTTACATAATCAGGTAGTCGATGTGACATTTAAAATCCGCCATACACCGGAATTTATGAAAGGAAAACTGATACGGGAAGGGGAGGTCTATCATATTGTATCTTCTGAAAATTTACAGGGCATTGCTCCCGGACAATTCGGTGTCGTATATGATGAAGCTTCCCGGATATGTATCGGCAGTGGAGAGATTGGTATTTGA
- a CDS encoding winged helix-turn-helix domain-containing protein: MIEAFQNINKAFESKVRLGIMAVLMVNEDADFNTLKELLSLTDGNLASHTRALEELGYIVCQKSFVGRKPKTSFQATSEGKKAFKTHIEALENFLKST; this comes from the coding sequence ATGATAGAAGCATTTCAAAATATAAATAAGGCATTTGAAAGTAAAGTCCGCTTGGGTATTATGGCAGTTCTCATGGTAAATGAAGATGCCGATTTCAATACTCTTAAGGAATTACTTTCATTGACGGACGGTAACCTGGCAAGTCATACAAGGGCTTTGGAGGAACTGGGTTATATCGTTTGTCAGAAGAGCTTTGTGGGGAGGAAACCGAAAACATCTTTCCAGGCTACTTCCGAAGGAAAGAAAGCTTTCAAAACTCACATAGAAGCATTGGAGAATTTTCTGAAATCAACGTAG
- a CDS encoding iron-sulfur cluster assembly scaffold protein, producing the protein MTYSHEVEHMCVVKKGPNHGPAPIPEEGKWVKSKEIVDISGLTHGVGWCAPQQGACKLTLNVKEGIIQEALVETIGCSGMTHSAAMAAEILPGKTILEALNTDLVCDAINTAMRELFLQIVYGRTQSAFSEGGLIIGAGLEDLGKGLRSQVGTLYGTLAKGPRYLEMAEGYIKNIFLDKNDEICGYEFVHMGKFMDEIKKGTDANEALKKVTGTYGRVTPEQGAVKHIDPRHE; encoded by the coding sequence ATGACTTATTCACACGAAGTGGAACACATGTGTGTTGTAAAGAAGGGTCCTAACCACGGACCGGCTCCCATACCCGAAGAAGGCAAATGGGTAAAATCAAAAGAAATAGTTGATATTTCAGGTTTAACACATGGTGTAGGTTGGTGTGCTCCTCAACAAGGTGCTTGTAAACTGACTTTGAACGTAAAAGAAGGTATCATTCAGGAAGCATTGGTTGAAACAATCGGTTGCTCCGGTATGACTCACTCAGCGGCTATGGCTGCCGAAATCCTTCCGGGCAAGACAATACTTGAAGCATTGAATACTGACCTTGTTTGCGACGCTATCAATACAGCAATGCGCGAACTTTTCCTGCAAATCGTTTACGGACGTACTCAGTCAGCTTTCTCAGAAGGCGGTTTGATTATCGGTGCAGGTTTGGAAGACTTGGGTAAAGGTCTGCGTAGTCAGGTAGGTACACTGTACGGTACTTTGGCAAAAGGTCCTCGTTACCTGGAAATGGCCGAAGGTTACATCAAAAATATCTTCTTGGATAAGAATGACGAGATCTGCGGATACGAATTCGTTCACATGGGTAAATTCATGGATGAAATCAAGAAGGGTACAGATGCTAACGAAGCATTGAAGAAAGTTACCGGTACTTACGGTCGCGTAACACCTGAGCAGGGAGCAGTTAAACATATTGATCCACGTCACGAATAA
- a CDS encoding sugar kinase: protein MYKKQITTDKKVITFGEVMLRLTAPDFLRFSQTNQMIATYGGSEANVAVSLANFGIPTEFVTRLPDNAVARACIASLRANGLGTEGIVFGGKRMGLYFLESGAAFRNSNVVYDREGSSFATLRPGMIDWEKIFSDAGWFHWSGIAAALSQDGADACREALEIADRMGLTISCDLNFRKKLWNYGSSAAEVMQPLVQYSDVIFGAEPEYKEILGIQPVGFKAVDTEDTTFEANLPAFEDFGRRVVELVPRCQKAFLELRNSITSNHNLLAAILYSDNTLKHTGIYDIECEVDRVGAGDAFVGGMIYGLITYPDNDQKALEYALAASALKNTVYGDFNHVMVEEVESLMQGNTSGRVSR, encoded by the coding sequence ATGTACAAGAAACAAATTACCACAGATAAGAAAGTAATCACTTTTGGTGAAGTAATGCTGAGGCTTACCGCTCCTGATTTCCTTCGTTTTTCACAAACCAATCAAATGATAGCCACTTACGGTGGCAGTGAAGCTAATGTGGCCGTTTCGTTGGCTAACTTTGGTATTCCTACAGAATTCGTAACCCGCCTGCCGGACAATGCTGTGGCACGTGCCTGCATAGCTTCGCTCCGTGCTAATGGTTTAGGTACGGAAGGCATTGTTTTTGGTGGTAAGCGTATGGGACTTTATTTTTTGGAAAGTGGTGCGGCATTCCGTAATTCCAATGTGGTTTACGATCGTGAGGGTTCTTCTTTTGCCACATTGCGTCCAGGTATGATTGATTGGGAAAAGATATTCTCCGATGCTGGCTGGTTTCATTGGTCGGGCATTGCTGCTGCTTTGTCACAAGATGGTGCCGATGCATGCCGTGAGGCTCTTGAAATAGCTGACCGTATGGGATTGACTATCTCCTGTGATTTGAATTTCCGTAAGAAACTTTGGAACTATGGGAGTTCTGCTGCCGAAGTCATGCAGCCTTTGGTGCAATACAGTGATGTCATTTTCGGTGCCGAACCGGAATATAAAGAGATACTTGGCATACAGCCTGTCGGTTTTAAAGCCGTAGATACTGAGGATACTACGTTTGAAGCAAATCTTCCTGCTTTTGAAGACTTTGGTCGTCGGGTGGTGGAGCTTGTTCCTCGTTGCCAGAAGGCTTTTCTGGAACTTCGTAATTCCATTACTTCCAATCATAATCTACTGGCTGCCATTCTCTATTCTGATAACACATTGAAGCATACTGGTATTTATGATATCGAGTGTGAGGTGGATCGCGTAGGTGCCGGTGATGCTTTTGTCGGTGGTATGATTTATGGTCTCATAACGTATCCGGATAATGATCAAAAAGCGTTGGAATATGCTTTGGCAGCTTCTGCATTAAAGAATACCGTATACGGTGATTTTAATCATGTGATGGTGGAAGAAGTAGAGAGCCTGATGCAAGGAAATACATCAGGGAGGGTATCGCGATAA
- a CDS encoding DUF3795 domain-containing protein — MMKQLIACCGLDCESCDARIATVRDDNELREKTAQLWSKLNNIPEITADTINCMGCRVDGVKTMYCSDMCAIRKCVNEKGFNTCGDCKELDNCQIVGPIFQHTPSAKENLL; from the coding sequence ATGATGAAACAATTAATTGCTTGTTGCGGATTAGATTGCGAAAGTTGCGATGCCCGCATAGCTACTGTCAGAGATGACAATGAGTTAAGAGAAAAAACAGCCCAACTGTGGAGTAAGCTGAACAATATACCGGAGATTACGGCAGATACCATTAATTGTATGGGCTGTCGTGTGGATGGAGTGAAAACGATGTATTGCAGCGATATGTGCGCAATCCGCAAATGCGTAAACGAAAAAGGGTTTAACACTTGTGGTGACTGTAAAGAATTGGATAACTGTCAGATAGTGGGTCCTATTTTTCAGCATACTCCCAGTGCTAAAGAAAATCTTCTATAA
- a CDS encoding GGGtGRT protein, whose amino-acid sequence MIREVKFESQDRRIKGIIAALNANGIKDIEEANAICDAAGLDPYKTCEETQPICFENAKWAYVVGAAIAIKKGCKNAADAAEAIGIGLQAFCIPGSVADDRKVGIGHGNLAAMLLREETKCFAFLAGHESFAAAEGAIKIAAKADKVRKEPLRCILNGLGKDAAQIISRINGFTYVQTQFDYYTSELKVVREIAYSDGERAKVKCYGCDDVREGVAVMWKEGVDVSITGNSTNPTRFQHPVAGTYKKERMLAGKPYFSVASGGGTGRTLHPDNMAAGPASYGMTDTMGRMHSDAQFAGSSSVPAHVEMMGFLGIGNNPMVGCTVACAVDVAQALSK is encoded by the coding sequence ATGATTAGAGAAGTAAAATTTGAAAGTCAAGACCGTCGTATCAAAGGTATCATTGCTGCCTTGAACGCTAACGGCATCAAAGACATCGAGGAAGCTAACGCCATCTGCGACGCTGCCGGACTTGATCCTTATAAAACGTGTGAAGAAACTCAACCGATCTGTTTCGAAAATGCAAAGTGGGCTTACGTAGTAGGTGCAGCTATCGCTATCAAGAAAGGTTGCAAGAATGCTGCTGACGCTGCCGAAGCTATCGGTATCGGTCTGCAAGCTTTCTGCATCCCGGGTTCTGTAGCCGACGACCGTAAGGTTGGTATCGGTCATGGTAACCTGGCAGCTATGTTGCTGCGCGAGGAGACTAAGTGTTTTGCTTTCTTGGCAGGTCACGAGTCATTTGCTGCTGCAGAAGGTGCTATCAAAATTGCCGCTAAAGCAGACAAGGTACGTAAAGAACCTCTGCGTTGTATCCTGAACGGTTTGGGTAAGGATGCTGCACAGATCATCTCTCGTATCAATGGCTTTACTTATGTACAAACTCAATTCGACTACTATACTTCTGAACTGAAAGTTGTTCGCGAAATCGCTTACTCTGACGGCGAGCGTGCCAAAGTAAAATGCTACGGTTGCGACGACGTTCGTGAAGGTGTAGCTGTTATGTGGAAAGAAGGCGTAGACGTTTCTATCACTGGTAACTCTACTAACCCGACCCGTTTCCAACACCCGGTTGCAGGTACTTATAAGAAAGAGCGTATGCTTGCTGGTAAACCTTATTTCTCAGTTGCTTCCGGTGGTGGTACAGGCCGTACTCTTCACCCGGATAACATGGCAGCCGGTCCGGCTTCTTATGGCATGACAGATACAATGGGTCGTATGCACTCAGACGCTCAGTTCGCTGGTTCTTCATCAGTTCCTGCTCACGTAGAAATGATGGGATTCCTGGGAATTGGTAACAACCCGATGGTAGGTTGTACAGTAGCTTGTGCGGTAGACGTAGCTCAGGCTTTGAGCAAGTAA
- a CDS encoding DUF4251 domain-containing protein: protein MKKFIALVALVMMSAATTAMYAQESRAERRADRKAQRDAERARLKAEEQVADAVSYDDAVAALKAHQFVLEADQVMFRNGQTAFVNSNTNFVLVNQGRGTVQVAFNTVYPGPNGIGGVTVDGSTSDMQITTDKKGNVNCQFSIQGIGISAQIFISLTNGGNNATVTISPNFNSNTMTLSGNLVPLSQSSIFKGRSW from the coding sequence ATGAAAAAGTTTATTGCATTAGTAGCATTAGTGATGATGAGTGCGGCAACAACCGCCATGTATGCACAAGAAAGTAGAGCGGAACGCCGCGCAGACCGTAAGGCTCAAAGAGACGCTGAACGCGCCCGCCTGAAAGCTGAAGAACAAGTAGCCGACGCAGTATCGTATGATGACGCCGTAGCCGCATTGAAAGCCCACCAATTCGTACTGGAAGCCGACCAGGTGATGTTCCGTAACGGACAGACAGCTTTCGTCAACTCCAACACCAACTTCGTACTGGTAAATCAAGGACGTGGTACCGTACAGGTAGCATTCAACACGGTATATCCCGGCCCTAACGGTATCGGTGGTGTAACTGTAGATGGTTCTACCTCGGATATGCAGATTACAACTGACAAGAAAGGTAACGTTAACTGCCAGTTCAGTATTCAGGGTATCGGTATCTCTGCACAGATCTTCATTTCGCTGACTAACGGTGGAAACAATGCTACCGTAACCATCAGCCCGAACTTCAACTCCAATACGATGACGCTGAGTGGTAATCTCGTTCCATTAAGCCAATCCAGCATCTTTAAAGGACGCTCTTGGTAA
- a CDS encoding LuxR C-terminal-related transcriptional regulator produces MREFIIADNQDITKAGMMFLLSSQKDTALLLEADNKTELVQQLRLHPQAVVILDYTLFDFSGADELIVLHERFKEADWLLFSDELSMEFLRQVLFSSMAFGVVLKDNSKEEILSALQCASRKERFICNHVSNLLLSGNNASPVRHTLKDDLLTPAERSVLKEIALGKTTKEIAAEKNLSFHTVNSHRKNIFRKLGVNNVHEATKYAMKAGIVDLVEYYI; encoded by the coding sequence ATGAGAGAATTTATCATCGCAGACAATCAGGACATCACCAAAGCAGGTATGATGTTCCTACTCAGCAGTCAGAAGGATACAGCCCTGTTACTGGAAGCAGATAACAAAACCGAATTAGTTCAGCAATTGCGTCTGCATCCGCAGGCAGTAGTTATACTGGACTATACGTTGTTTGATTTCTCAGGTGCGGACGAGTTAATTGTCCTGCATGAACGTTTTAAAGAAGCAGACTGGCTCCTGTTCTCTGATGAATTGAGCATGGAATTTCTCCGACAGGTATTGTTCAGTAGTATGGCTTTCGGAGTAGTGTTGAAGGATAATTCAAAAGAAGAAATACTGTCTGCATTGCAATGCGCTTCGCGAAAAGAGCGTTTTATCTGTAATCATGTCAGTAATCTATTGTTGTCCGGCAACAATGCATCTCCCGTACGCCACACACTGAAAGATGATTTACTGACACCGGCGGAACGGAGTGTACTGAAAGAAATTGCTCTGGGAAAGACTACGAAAGAAATTGCTGCGGAGAAGAACCTTAGTTTTCATACGGTAAACAGCCACCGCAAAAACATATTCCGCAAATTAGGAGTGAACAATGTGCACGAAGCTACAAAATATGCTATGAAGGCAGGAATTGTGGATTTAGTGGAATACTATATATAA
- the nhaC gene encoding Na+/H+ antiporter NhaC has protein sequence MKKIPSPLVSLLPIVLLVGMLFATIHTFGSDALEGGSQISLLTTTAFCVFIGIAFYHVPWKDYELAITNNISGVATAIIILLIIGALSGAWMISGIVPTLIYYGMQIIHPDFFLASTCIICALISVMTGSSWTTIATIGIALMGIGKAQGFNEGWIAGAIISGAYFGDKISPLSETTILASSITDVPLFRHIRYMLITTTPSLIITLIIFTVMGFVIETNSTAHMEDFATSLKDTFTITPWLLIVPLVTGILIARKVPSIITLFISTMLAGICAIIFQPDLLREIAGENNIFKGTMMTFYGSTGLDTGNSMLTDLVSTRGMAGMMNTVWLILCAMCFGGAMTASGMLGSITSVFVRFMKGRVSVVASTVCSGLFLNLTTADQYISIILTGNMFRNIYEKKGYENRLLSRTTEDAVTVTSPLIPWNTCGMTQATILNVSTLTYLPYCFFNIISPLMSILVAAIGYKIVKRPVNNPG, from the coding sequence TTGAAAAAAATTCCCTCTCCTTTAGTTTCCCTCCTGCCTATCGTGTTGTTGGTAGGAATGTTATTTGCCACCATACATACATTCGGAAGTGACGCACTGGAAGGGGGTAGTCAGATTTCCCTACTGACCACTACTGCTTTTTGCGTATTCATTGGTATAGCATTCTACCATGTCCCCTGGAAAGATTACGAACTCGCTATTACAAATAATATTTCCGGAGTTGCTACAGCAATTATTATCTTGCTGATAATAGGTGCACTGAGCGGTGCATGGATGATAAGCGGCATTGTCCCTACCCTTATATATTATGGTATGCAAATTATTCATCCCGACTTTTTTCTGGCGTCAACCTGTATCATCTGCGCACTAATCTCTGTCATGACAGGCAGTTCGTGGACAACAATCGCCACTATCGGTATCGCTCTGATGGGGATCGGTAAAGCGCAAGGGTTCAATGAAGGATGGATAGCAGGAGCCATTATCTCCGGAGCATATTTTGGTGATAAAATCTCCCCGCTGTCGGAAACTACAATACTTGCTTCCTCCATAACAGACGTGCCCTTGTTCCGGCATATACGCTATATGTTAATTACAACCACTCCATCGTTGATTATCACACTGATCATCTTTACAGTAATGGGATTCGTCATCGAAACAAACTCTACAGCGCACATGGAGGACTTTGCCACATCGCTGAAAGATACCTTCACAATCACTCCCTGGTTACTGATTGTTCCCTTAGTAACCGGAATACTTATTGCGCGAAAAGTTCCGTCCATCATTACCTTGTTCATATCCACGATGCTGGCAGGTATTTGCGCCATCATCTTCCAACCGGATTTGCTACGTGAAATAGCAGGAGAAAATAACATCTTCAAAGGGACAATGATGACATTCTACGGAAGCACCGGTCTGGATACCGGCAACAGTATGCTGACCGACCTTGTGTCTACACGTGGCATGGCTGGCATGATGAATACAGTCTGGTTGATTCTTTGCGCCATGTGCTTCGGAGGTGCCATGACAGCAAGCGGTATGCTGGGTAGTATAACTTCAGTCTTTGTACGTTTCATGAAAGGAAGAGTCAGCGTTGTAGCATCCACTGTTTGTTCCGGACTGTTTCTCAATCTGACTACCGCCGACCAATACATAAGTATTATCCTCACCGGAAACATGTTTCGCAATATTTATGAGAAAAAAGGATATGAGAACCGATTATTGAGCCGTACTACGGAAGATGCCGTTACCGTGACCTCCCCTCTGATACCATGGAATACCTGCGGAATGACGCAGGCAACGATATTGAACGTATCTACGCTGACCTATCTTCCTTATTGCTTTTTCAACATTATCAGTCCATTAATGAGTATCCTCGTTGCAGCCATCGGATATAAAATTGTGAAGCGTCCCGTGAACAATCCCGGATAA
- the creD gene encoding cell envelope integrity protein CreD produces the protein MDNLNDNLKEDFNGDLAENLNETRKQASGCLRRFSKSIKVVVIAFLILLLLIPMFMIEDMISERGRTQTDAIAEVGQKWSLAQTITGPYINLKYPITQEDNGTKKVTMGNVTLLPDELSIDGQLSTEILRRGIYKVNVYQSELVIKGFFSSEELRKSNVDMDALQYQRAAICLNLTDMRGLSEQVSITLNDSVYMFEPGMDGRGIENMGVHAIVDLSALKDDRKLPYEMKIKLKGSQSIYFTPLGKTTKVALKANWNTPSFDGNYLPEKREITEKDFSAQWQVLNLNRNYPQVFINYQNASIKDIQNSNFGVNLKMPVEQYQQSMRSTKYAILIILLTFTVIFFTEIMEKTRIHALQYLLVGLALCLFYSLLLSMSEHIGFSMAYLVASVLTIVLVGGYMLGIIKRKKPAFIMAGLLSVLYIYVFILIQLETFALLAGSLGLFVILAMVMYFSKKIDWFNE, from the coding sequence ATGGACAATTTGAATGACAATTTGAAAGAAGATTTCAATGGAGATCTTGCAGAGAATCTGAATGAAACGAGAAAACAGGCAAGTGGCTGCCTGCGTCGTTTCTCTAAATCTATCAAGGTAGTGGTTATTGCTTTCCTTATTCTGTTGCTACTAATTCCGATGTTTATGATCGAAGATATGATTTCGGAACGCGGGCGAACACAGACGGATGCTATTGCCGAAGTCGGTCAGAAGTGGAGTCTGGCGCAGACAATTACAGGACCTTACATCAATCTGAAGTATCCTATCACACAGGAAGATAATGGTACGAAGAAGGTGACTATGGGAAATGTTACATTGCTTCCTGACGAATTGTCAATAGACGGACAGTTGAGTACGGAGATTCTTCGGCGAGGAATTTATAAGGTGAATGTGTATCAGTCGGAGTTGGTAATCAAGGGATTTTTTAGTTCGGAAGAACTTCGCAAGAGTAATGTGGACATGGATGCACTTCAATATCAAAGAGCGGCAATATGCTTGAACCTGACTGATATGCGTGGTCTCAGCGAACAGGTTAGCATTACTTTGAACGATTCCGTTTATATGTTTGAGCCGGGGATGGATGGACGCGGCATTGAAAACATGGGTGTCCATGCCATTGTCGACCTTTCCGCTCTGAAAGACGACCGGAAGTTACCCTATGAAATGAAGATAAAGCTGAAAGGATCTCAATCCATTTATTTTACTCCCTTGGGTAAAACTACGAAAGTTGCCTTGAAAGCAAACTGGAATACTCCAAGTTTTGATGGTAATTACCTGCCGGAGAAGCGGGAGATTACCGAGAAAGATTTCTCAGCTCAATGGCAAGTGTTGAACCTGAACAGAAATTATCCGCAAGTGTTTATAAATTATCAGAATGCCAGTATCAAAGATATTCAGAACTCTAACTTCGGAGTTAATCTGAAAATGCCGGTAGAACAGTACCAGCAGTCCATGCGTTCCACTAAATATGCTATCCTGATTATTCTGTTGACCTTTACAGTGATATTCTTTACGGAGATAATGGAGAAAACCCGTATTCATGCTTTGCAATATCTGTTAGTCGGTTTGGCACTTTGTCTGTTCTATAGTTTGTTGTTGTCCATGTCCGAACATATAGGTTTCAGTATGGCATATCTGGTGGCATCAGTGCTTACGATTGTGCTGGTAGGAGGTTATATGCTGGGGATTATTAAAAGAAAGAAACCGGCGTTTATTATGGCAGGTCTGCTTAGTGTGCTCTATATTTATGTTTTCATTCTTATACAGTTAGAGACTTTTGCACTGCTTGCCGGTAGTCTCGGATTGTTTGTGATATTGGCTATGGTGATGTATTTTTCTAAAAAAATTGATTGGTTCAATGAATAA